Proteins encoded in a region of the Deltaproteobacteria bacterium genome:
- a CDS encoding peptidase, producing the protein MKRGARRKETGLKLGYGWIPDLPDHRDILYGAVHRVPARLPSSVDLRRGCSPVEDQGDLGSCTANALAGAVEFLEKKDRVPLVNVSRLFIYYDERVIEHTVSEDAGAMLRDGIKTLVKQGVCAEKKWPYVISKFTVKPSAACYREAADHQVTAYARLQTVNEMRACLADGYPFVFGFTVYETFESARVAETGVVPMPRPREKVLGGHAVLAVGYDDAKKRFLVRNSWGTGWGMNGYFTMPYDYLANRGLSDDFWTIRRQEGF; encoded by the coding sequence ATGAAGCGGGGAGCGAGACGCAAGGAGACCGGGCTGAAGCTCGGCTACGGCTGGATCCCCGACCTGCCGGATCACCGCGACATCCTGTACGGCGCGGTGCACAGGGTACCGGCGCGGCTGCCCTCGTCGGTCGACCTCCGCCGCGGGTGCTCACCGGTCGAGGATCAAGGAGACCTCGGGAGCTGCACGGCCAATGCGCTCGCCGGCGCGGTGGAGTTCCTCGAGAAGAAGGACCGCGTCCCGCTGGTGAACGTGAGTCGGCTGTTCATCTACTACGACGAGCGGGTGATCGAGCACACCGTCAGCGAGGATGCGGGCGCCATGCTCCGGGACGGCATCAAGACGCTCGTCAAGCAGGGCGTCTGCGCGGAGAAGAAGTGGCCGTACGTGATCTCGAAGTTCACGGTGAAGCCGAGCGCCGCGTGTTACCGGGAAGCGGCCGATCACCAGGTCACCGCGTATGCCCGTCTGCAGACGGTCAACGAGATGCGGGCATGCCTCGCCGACGGCTACCCGTTCGTCTTCGGCTTCACCGTCTACGAGACGTTCGAGTCCGCCCGGGTGGCGGAGACTGGCGTGGTCCCGATGCCGAGGCCGAGGGAGAAAGTGCTCGGAGGGCACGCGGTGCTGGCGGTGGGCTACGACGACGCGAAGAAGCGCTTCCTCGTCCGGAACTCGTGGGGCACCGGCTGGGGCATGAACGGGTACTTCACGATGCCGTACGACTACCTCGCCAACCGCGGTCTCTCGGACGACTTCTGGACGATCCGGCGCCAGGAAGGGTTCTGA